The following DNA comes from Hordeum vulgare subsp. vulgare chromosome 3H, MorexV3_pseudomolecules_assembly, whole genome shotgun sequence.
CAATTTTAGGATTGTCAGATCTGTGTCGAAGTGACGAAGCGCCCTAGTTACTAGGTAGACCGAGAAGCGTCTAAATCTGGGTTCTATCGGTTAAGCTGATCTCAGTGCACGAAATACAGCTAGGAACCGCCAGATTGCGGTGTTTTGGGCCGTATGCGTAGGCTACTCCCCCTCCCCATGTCGAGTTGAATAATTCAGGTACCTGCATGGCTGAATCGATACTGTGTGATTTTGGAGGACGGGAAGCAAACTGGAGCTTTGAGCTGAATCAGGAGCTTAAGTTTGTGTATCCATTCTTCCGTTTTTTCCTTGTGGTACTAGAAGCAAGACTGGAGCTTAATCTTGATTAATGGGAATTATGTTATGCGCTTAAAACATGTTGCAAAAGGTCTTCGATTCAGCTATTCAGCACCCTTCATTCCCTGCTaccttatgatctttagttctgcTCACCCCAACTTCGGATCCACGCAACGTATGTAGGCGGCACCATTAAACATTGTGAATCGTTGCACCATTAATACACTGTTGTTAAGCCTAGGAGACATGATTCGTCAGCATTCCGAGTTTCCAGAGCTAGGAGAATGCTTTTTTCTGTGAAGCCGGCCATCCTTTTGTGACAAGAGTTGTTTCCTTTCCTGAAGTTACTCACCTTGGGAAAGATATGTCTGTTTTCTGTCGTATTTTCCATgatttccttcccacctttcatgATTATTGGCCATGTGTGTTTCGATTTTATCCTCTTCTCTTTGTCAGAAGTTGTTTACTCATCTTATAATTACTTGCAGGAATTCAACATTGAGAAGCTGCAACTTGTTGAAGCTGAGAAAAAGAAGATCAGACAAGAATATGAGCGGAAAGAGAAGCAGGTTGATGTTCGGAAGAAAATGTGAGGCTTTAATTCTCTGAATCATCTCCTTCTCCATTATCACTGTAGAATGGTATAATGCTATCAACTGCATTTCGTCTTGAGAAATTTGAAAACATCTTCCACACCATATTTATATCATAATATGTTATAGATAGAGCTGAGCGGCATATTACAACAAATTTATATCATTGATGTGAACCAACACGTTACAGGATAACTGTAAATTGCTTTACCCTCACAGCTTCATCGGTGATAACCATCGGTTAACTTCTTGAAATTCTGAAACTTAATGGTATATATGACGGTATTATATGAGCTCAAGCAGTTTGTAATACTTACATAACTCGACTGCAGTAATAAACTTATCTATTGACTGAAGATTTATCCTGAAGAGTGAAGACAAAGTCGTGTGAAACTGTGAACTGCAGCTTGCATTTGGTCTCTAAATAGGAGATATATTGAAGTAGTATGAACTTTAAAGTAGAATATTCCATATATTAAAAACTTAAAATCAATGATGAAATGAAAGGTACTGTTGATGACAAGGTAAAATGCAGAGCAGCACAGGAGGATTAAGAAATGTAATACAAGAACAATGTAACCTTAGTATCATGTTATAATTAAAGTGGAGTGCTGATTGTTACGCGTGAGATATCTTCTTTTTGTGATCGTAGATGAAACATTAGTTAAGTCCATGGTTCGTCGGAAGCATCTGCATTGATATTTTGGGGTTATCCCTACATTACCTGATGGGCGTTATTCTTCTTCTGCCAGTGAGTACTCTATGCAGCTGAATGCTTCCCGTATCAAAGTGCTTCAGGCCCAGGATGACCTGGTTAACAAAATGAAAGAGGATGCAATGAAGGAGCTCCTCAATATCAGCAGCAACCACCATGAATACAGGAATCTGTTGAAAGAACTTGTTGTTCAGGTTTGTAAGCGTACCAAACACAAACCTTTTCCTCATCTCTTCCTGTTGTTAGCTAACTCATATAATAATGATTCTTGTTTTACTGCATAATATACAGGGCTTGCTTCGGTTGAAAGAGCCAGCTGTACTGCTCCGCTGCCGCAAAGAAGATCACCATAATGTGGAATCTGTACTGCATTCAGCAAAGAATGAATATGCATCAAAAGCAGATGTCCATGAGCCAGAGATACTAGTTGACCATAGTGTCTACCTACCACCTTCTCCGAGCCATGATGATAAGCACGGCCAGATTTGGTAATGCATTGCAAGTTATTTGTTGGGGTGTTCCTTTACTAGTTCCTTATCGTTTGGGCCAGATTTTCCCTACATATGCATCTAATTGGATGCTTCTAGATTTGTCTGTATCTGTACTCACATAAAATCCGGATTGCAACATACATTTGAAATCTGTAGTCTTTTAATAGTTTCATGCTAGTTATTGACCTCAGTCCTTGTCATTATTGTGCTATATCTGCAGCCATGGAGGTGTTGTGCTGGCTTCTCGAGATGGAAAGATTGTGTTCGAGAATACAGTTGATGCAAGGCTTGAAGTTGTCTTCCGCAAGAAATTGCCAGAGGTGCGTTCATTCAGCTCATCTTTCAATATATTTTGTTTTGCCAGCCCCTTCACTGCGCAATGTTAAAGAAAATGATTCTAATGTGATTCTATTCTAACTTTCTGTATCTCTCGCCAGGATTATTTAGTGCTAGCATGAACCTCATAGAAGCAATATTACAAATGGTTTTGCATTTCATTATGATTAGTTGATTactgaatatgccatttcagcATGCTTCTTGTCACAATTTTCTGGATAAATCAACAATGTTCGTTAAATATGGAAGTGTTCAAGAagacatcatcatttagtttgttgTAGAAAATCTCCATTATACTCCCCGACTTGTCACAGTTTTATTTGAGAAGCAACCCCTGATGGGAAGAAAGTACATGCTATACCAGTTCCCTTCAGGGTTATCTGGAGAAACATAATACTTTGGAGGAACACATAATGGCCTTTTTGCTTTGCTGTAACGAATGTGTATAGCCCCCCATCCCCCCAATCCACCCAACCCATACCCTATTTTCTTTTAGAGAAAACAGTTGATCCTTGACATCAATATTATCTTAACATCGCAGAGTCTATTTTACATACAAAACAGTTGACCCTCAACGTGTAAAATATTTTAATATCCTTCTTTCCTTGCAGATCCGAAAGCTTCTTGTTGCGGCATAATGCGTGCTTGTATTTTGGTGATGGTACAACCGTTTCTATGTAAAATGGCTGCTGGTTTGACCCCCAGCAGGTGCACCGAACTCTGCCCGGTTTTGCGAACATTGTTGTTTAAAGTATTCTACCCTCTTATGTAAACATTACCTATTTGTTCATTATTGTTGCCGAGCACAAACCATTTGCACGAACTTTGCTCTGAGGAATAATAAATAAAGCACCGTCGGATTGTGTTTATGAACTATTATATGGTTCTCGTCGGACTTTTGTGGGAACACGTGTGAATTGTTGATGCGTCTGTTTTGTTTCACCACTGTTGCTAAGATCATGCACCTCAATTGATGCACAGTTGCTAAGATGGTGGTGAATTGCAGGGAACCTAATTTCTTGCTAAGATGGTGGTGAATTGCAGGGAACCTAATTTCTTACGAGAACGGGAACCTATTTCTTTTAGTCCTTGTGTTTTTAGGGGTTATGCTGCCTTCTTTTTTTCAACATAGTACAGACACTACATATGCATTTATACTCATTCCTATGAATGCACCCCATATCCCTATGAGCATCTTCATCTTTAAAAAACTGAGATTATTTCAGATTGACGAATTTGTAACATATGCCTTTGTTGATGAAACTCATTGTTGgaaattttgaaacaaattcaaaaaatgcaAACATCAATGTTTAGTATCTGAAATAATAACGTTTGGACAGTCGTCCGGTCACGAAATTGGACAGTCCGGTCATGAAATTGGAGTGTCGTCCGGTCATGAAATTTTGACCTAACGGAGCGCCTCAAATGCCTGGGCTGACTGACACCCCATATATCTAATCCAAATATGGGTGCGTCTGGGCATGCTCGCCACGTTGGTCTGGCCTATGCTCGTCTGCATCAACCCCATATATATTCGCTCTCATCCGTTCGTCGGGTCAAATCCTAGCCACTTCACTTAATTTCCCTCCACTTCCATCCGCCAACCAAGCTCACTTCCGGCGATCTCCGACCTTCTACGACATTGACGTGCAGTGGATTttgagtccttcacctccagatcCGTCGACCACGAGCTCATCCCACGTGGCCTTGAATAGGAGATGGTCGTCCGGCTTGCGCCCCGCTCCTCCCGAGAATCGGCCGCCTCACGACAGCACTCGGACTCGCAACGTTGGGAATCCATTGCGTCGACACAACCAGTGCTTGGATCCGGTGTCGCTGCCTCATCGGAGGCGGTGCGGTCCGTCTAACGTCTGAACGCCGTGGTGGACGCACAACCCCTCTGTTGGCGCACCTTAGACGCTAACATGGCGCGGCGTGCCCACCGTGCGAGGCGGTAGGCGTGAGAGATGGTGGAGGCCCTCATGACGGTGGACGTTGGAGAGGTGGAGTCACACTCTCCGGCGCCCAGTGTAATGCACGGGTGCGGGCGTCGCAACCGCATCGTGATGGACATCATCTCCTTCCAGGAAGGATCCGTCATCGACCTGATGTCCACCGACACTGTCCGGGTTCCGGGCTTcgacgaggaagagtagggcatGGGAGACGGCGGGAGCTTGACTTTCATGAGTCGGCTAGCGTCCATGTCCTACTCTTTCTCGCGAGTGACCGAACCGACACTATGAGGGGCGTAGCTACCCGGACATGGGCACGACGGAGCTAGATGAGCTCCACTTGTATTAGGTTTCATGTTGCATGTAATAATATGGATTTGATGTTTCCAATTTGAGGTACCCTGTTGTAGAATGCATTATTTGAGGCGTGGCCGGTCAGTGTCCGCGAACGCACTCAGTTTTGgcgattgatgacaatgcctttgcagactaatcgtgtgcattaaggcTTTCAAATTAGCCATCATATGGCACAAGACGATTTGAGCCCCTCGAAGGATGATAGTGAATAATGTTATTTTCGTGTGTTTCTTTTTCAGTGGAATTGAGACGTAAGagaccatactattaagagggggtccgcttcaggaaggtttgggtggaatctacacATACACACTTTCCTTGAATCCTTGTTCCTTTTCCGCATCAATGGAGTTGCTCCCCTGTGTCTATTTCTTAGGTCCTGTAGGTCCCAAGCGGTTTGATCATGctcgcaagcggtagtaccgctctgggcaggcggtagtaccgcctacaCGCGGTAATACCCATGTCGAGTGCTGCACGTGCTACCGTTGGCTCTGAGAGTCTCGACTTTCCGTGTCGGATTGCGTGATAGTGGGGGCGGTAGTGCGGCGCGGTAATATCGCCTATAAGCTGTAGTACCGCCCGTCACTAATTTTCTACTACCGCTTCTTTCTTGGACTCGTAGCACTCTCAGCGGAAATAAGGATGGCAGTGGGTCGAGGCACTACCGCGTCTAAGCGGTAGCACCGCTCTCGCTAGCGATAGCACCGCTTGTGCGGTAGTGACTCCATTCCTAGTTGTTGCCTTTCCTGTGCGGGGCCATGGGCCACAACcccggcagtagtaccgctggggcgaaCGGTAGAACCGCTCCGGCGGCACTACCGGCTCGTGGCCTCGTGCCATTGTGCTCCGCATCGGGCACAACCGCGCAAGCAACAGTACCACTCCCATGAGTGGTAGTACCATTTGTGTGCGGGCTGAGAGGGGATAAcaattggatctttccccactatataaagggggtctcttCCCCAAGAAGATCACCTCTTCTTTCCCTAAGCTCCATTTATGCCCGATCTCTctctagccaacaaaacttgttgattctctaaGGTTAGATTGAGAGGGCCCCGATCTATAGTTCtatcaagagaaatttgattcccccactaatcccttgtggatcttgttacccttgggtgtttgagcatcctagacggttaaggtcacctcggagccactatccattgtggtgaagcttcgtggtggtgttgggatcctccaattaagttgtgaagaTTGCCCGAACCTTGTTTATAAAGGTTTGGTCGtctccttcaagggcaccactagtggaatcacgacatctcgcattgtgtgagggtatgaggagaatacggtagccAAAGTgtctcttggggagcattgtgcctccagaccgctctaacggagatgtacttcccctcaaaggtaaggaacttcagtaacacatcctcgtctccaccgactCCACTTGTAGTTACTTCTTACCATTACTTTACAAGCTTTTATTGTGTTGTatcctttgcttgcttggttattgttgctagcatcatataggttgctcacttagttgcacatctagacaacctatttgttgctaaacctaatttgttaagaaaagctaaaaattggtagttgcataTTCAACCCCTccggtcaaccatatcgatcctttcaattggtatgagagttaCGTCTCTTTTAAAGGCTTAACCGCCCAAAGAATATGGTTGAAGACATGAGTGACGGAGGGTAGAAATCTGCGGTAGGGTCCAAGACCGTGGTCACCCAGAATGATTTGAATGAGGCCATTGCTTCTCTCAAATTATCCATGATGACATAGGTCACACATGTTAAATAAATTCCTTGGGAATATTAAACCCCCGATCGATCCGAAGGATTTGGTTAACCTACTCCATACGGAAATGGATGCCGGTTCCACCGCTCTCCCCAAATCCTCTCATGGAATAAATGGATGGGGAACCAATACCGCGGTTGCCCCTCCCCTCTCCTATGGTCGACCGGTTACCTCACCTCATATTGATGCTAACGGGCCCCCAACCAAGCTTGATTTAACTAACTTTCCTAATTGGGTTTTTTGTATCAAGTCTcacttgaatcacaactcaacacaatTATCGAGGGTTAGCGAGAAAGTCTTTAACCCTCATGATTGCAACAACATGACTCTAAGAGAAGAAGTGGACAAACAACTAAATGCTTCCGCTTTGTTCATTCTTAAATATGCCATGCCATCCGAAGAGCTCTCCCATTTGCGCCCTCTCACCATTGTCGAAGATGCATGGGCGCACATTAACTCATTGTACAaagggagctcaagcattcaacgattcaactttgaggtggttcttcatgaagccgatgagtttgtgatgaaagaTGAAGATCCAACGGAGCTTTATAGGAGATTGACCACCCTTGTCATCTCTTTGTGTGATCATTGGAGCAAGGACACAtatgacacttggatcaagcgcaagttcctcaaggacatcatgccattcaacaaaggcaTGTCTTTCGTGATCTGTCAAAGAccggactttcactccttgtcttcgaGCGAAGTGTTAGATTAGTCCATTGctatgaacatattgaacaagatcGCGGACAATGCTCTAGCTCGTGTTCAATTGTCAAGTaaacccaaccttgctttgaaggccaaggcaatCTCAGAggaggaggtagaagaagagcaaTAGTGTTGCCCCGAggacaccaaatatgcttaccacgagcacacGGCTCTCGCGTTTATGCAATTTTGGGGAAACAAGAAGATACCAAGCCCcaattctccaagaacaactcaagtgcttCCAAGggtaagcaacgagtgaggacattttATAGTTGTGGTAATGTAAGTCACTTTGTTATAGATTTCCCTACGAGAAGCAtgaagacaatggaggcaagctcattctcaaggagaagtccaagtccttccccaacaagaaaaacTTCATGAAGAGGGTGCCTCCAAAGGGGTTGACGGTGCAAGAAGAGTACAactctgatgatgatgataatgcaaGTGGATAAGGAATGTCAACGACCTCTGTGGCCATTGCCATCTTTTCTCCAACCATGGTGTCACTCTTCGACTCACCCAACGAGGACCTCATCGTCATCGCCAAGTGACTGATGGACAAAGcctccaacaaggtaacctccaacatcaaaactaccatTTCCACTAATTCTACGTATAGTGGGGATGAAAAGGAGGATGTATAggttgaggaaattgctttgataAATTCATGCGTAAAATCAAGGGATAGACCAAGAAGCATTTCATTGCTCTCTTGGAAAAATTACGTGAGGACAATGATGTCATTGATTCTCATGAAGAGACCGTCACTAAGATGGAagggcatagtcatgactatgccgatgagaccgCAAATCTTTCTCGTGCTCTTGAAGAGGATCAAGGTCttcatttggctcttgaggagtcacacaacgttgatcTTGCTAAGTTAAGGAAATATCATGATCATGCTCAAGTTCTTGCTCGTGTGCTTAAGACCAAGAATGTTGAACTTGGGGGTTGGCCATAAGAAGCTCTAGGAGGAGTTTGAGTTACTTGAAAAGGCTCATAATGCTTTGAAAAGTGCTCACGCCTCTGTGCAGGTTTCTCTGTTCAACTCCAAACGAAACTCAGTAAGGAAAGATCTACTtgccctccttttgttttaattgataactaGTAGTGTGGCCCGCACATTTGCTCGGCTAGAATTCCGACATACATCTAcacatgctattttatatcttataGGGTTTCTATATCAAAATTCTCATCACTTCTTGAATATGGTATGCTATATAGAATGTTAGTATTGGATGcagatcattgccaaatatataccttcCCAAATCTAAACACTACAAATATATTAGCAACTAATTTCATAATAGATAATACATGTTAAATGCAGAAAATAGAACATTATGTAGATGTGCATGCTCTTTTTGGCGACTGAGTTTATATCCTTTTTTGCATTTAGCATGTACATGCGAACATACATGTTAAATGTAGAAAATAGAAATTATGAAGATGTGGATGGTCTTTTTGGCTGTTGAGTTTGTATCTTTTTTTGCATTTAGCATGTAGATGCGAATGTACACATATGTCTTTCTAAAATACTTACATAATTATATTAGCT
Coding sequences within:
- the LOC123444010 gene encoding V-type proton ATPase subunit E-like, with amino-acid sequence MNDTDVSRQIQQMVRFIRQEAEEKAGEISVSAEEEFNIEKLQLVEAEKKKIRQEYERKEKQVDVRKKIEYSMQLNASRIKVLQAQDDLVNKMKEDAMKELLNISSNHHEYRNLLKELVVQGLLRLKEPAVLLRCRKEDHHNVESVLHSAKNEYASKADVHEPEILVDHSVYLPPSPSHDDKHGQICHGGVVLASRDGKIVFENTVDARLEVVFRKKLPEIRKLLVAA